The Acinetobacter sp. SAAs474 DNA window TAAGTTTGTTTTAATATCACCTCGAAATCAAACTGCATTTTGTCAGGCATTACAACGCCATGCTCCAGATATTTCTTATAAGCTTTAACTTATATGATGATTTCATAGTGTTCAATAATCAGAGTACCCAAACATTTAAGGCACTTTAGATGATTGGATAACTCAGCATGTTATAGCCACGGCAGCACTGAGCGAGTCATGACTTTTTAAGACACGGCTTTAATTTTTTATGATCAGTTGTTGATTTTTACAGTCAATATAACAATGTGATTGCTGTGGATGCTTTAAAAAATACATCGCCAATAAAGGCTCTAATTCAACTCTAATTTTTCGTGTTAAATGTCGTGCACCATAACGAATATCATGCTGATGAGAAAAATAGGCCTTTGCGGTTTCACTCAGATCAATATGACGTTTTTGTAGCATTAAGCGTTGATTTAATTTGTTTAGCTCGATATTGACCAAGTGTGGTAAAGCATCATCTAAAATTGTTTGGTAGTGTAAAATACGATCAATACGATTAATGAATTCAGGATCAAACTGACGTTGTATTGCGTTATTGATGATATTTTCTGTTGAAAAGCGTTTGAGTAAAATTTGTTGTACTTTTGCAGGAAAAAAATTAAGTTTATCCAAATATTGCTGTGCGGTATGTGCACCAATATTGGAGGTCATAAAGATCATACAGTTTCTAAAATCAAGCGTTTTAGTTCCTGCGGTTAACTTGAGTTTACCTGTATCCAATACATTCATTAAGCCCCGAATTACTTCGGGTGATGCTTTTTCT harbors:
- a CDS encoding AAA family ATPase, coding for MMSHNHAPHIIQPLISNDHSSEKNRLITQPRFHFEPHLVMQHLRQRIIAQDAALKEIENMLHVVKADFSNPDRPLAVTLMLGPTGVGKTETVRLIAEAIYGHADAFCRIDMNTLAQAHYAAALTGAPPGYVGSKEGHSLFDEAAIQGSHTRPGIILFDELEKASPEVIRGLMNVLDTGKLKLTAGTKTLDFRNCMIFMTSNIGAHTAQQYLDKLNFFPAKVQQILLKRFSTENIINNAIQRQFDPEFINRIDRILHYQTILDDALPHLVNIELNKLNQRLMLQKRHIDLSETAKAYFSHQHDIRYGARHLTRKIRVELEPLLAMYFLKHPQQSHCYIDCKNQQLIIKN